The Candidatus Hydrogenedentota bacterium region GCTGCCGTCAAGTGCGGACAGCCTGTATTACAACGCGACGCAACTCGCGCCACAATAACACGAAGATGAAAAGATCATCGACCAGGTAACGGCGCCACAATCGTCTGGGTTCCTGACAAAGCCGCCAAACCCACTCAAGTCCGTTTCGTTGCATCCAGACCGGCGCCCGCTGTACGCGGCCTGTCACCAAGTCAAACGATCCTCCAATACCGATCATCACGGGGACGCCGCATGCCTCGCAGTACTTGGCCATCCAGATTTCCTGGTGCGGACCTCCCAGCGCCACAAAGCAGATGTCGGCCCCCGATTCGCGGACACGTTCCGCGACCTCCATGCTCTGCTTCTCATCGGAGTAAAATCCGTACGGCGGCGAATAGATGCCCGCAATGCGCAATGTAGGAAAACGGGTGCGGAGCTTCTCGGCTGCATCCGCCGCCACACCCTCCGCCGCCCCGAGAAAATAGATCGAATGCCCTTGACCCGCGGCATGTTCAGACAAGAGAACCACTAGGTCGGAACCGCTCAGTTTGGCGGCAAGCGGCCTGCCAAAAACTCGCGAGGCCCAA contains the following coding sequences:
- a CDS encoding WecB/TagA/CpsF family glycosyltransferase, translated to MKVNTVELFDMSFSNVTFSELCEQVDLRVRSRQPGYICTPNVDHICQYHRLEPYREAYKKAWMRVADGAPVIWASRVFGRPLAAKLSGSDLVVLLSEHAAGQGHSIYFLGAAEGVAADAAEKLRTRFPTLRIAGIYSPPYGFYSDEKQSMEVAERVRESGADICFVALGGPHQEIWMAKYCEACGVPVMIGIGGSFDLVTGRVQRAPVWMQRNGLEWVWRLCQEPRRLWRRYLVDDLFIFVLLWRELRRVVIQAVRT